A window of Lacibacter sediminis contains these coding sequences:
- a CDS encoding RagB/SusD family nutrient uptake outer membrane protein — protein sequence MFKKLLILFVVGLVLVGCKKTLAPLDDNHRTLEDIYADPAYAEGILMNAYTRLPTNGYSFNEVATDDAVTNDKFNPLLNMATGSWSAANNPVDQWNNSYTAILYLNLFLREVDSVNWSPVSKDVRTLFTDRLKGEVYGLRALFMFNLLQAHAGYTAGGELLGVPIITEALEANSDFRKPRNTFDQCIQQIYTDLAESEKYLPLDYVNITAGQLPAKYSSMAVADYNRVFGTFSRQRISGRILKAIKARTALLAASPAYNPQATASKWENAANYASEILNLNGGINGLDPQGALFYTAANVNAININPSAGAPIEQREMLWRGNIVNTNNLEINNFPPTLFGNGRVNPTQNLVDAFPMANGLPITDPASGYVATNPYANRDPRLRNYIVVNGGTISNRTIFTKTDAPTNDAVNILPTSTRTGYYLRKLLREDVNANPASISTQKHYPVHIRYTEIFLICAEAANEAWGPDGTTTHGLSARNIIAAIRKRAGIAQPDTYLASITTKEGMRDLIRNERRLELCFEGFRFWDLRRWKANLTEPAKGVTINNNVFSIQTVENRQYSNDMYYGPIPLTEALKANLQQNKGW from the coding sequence ATGTTTAAAAAATTACTGATACTTTTTGTTGTTGGTTTAGTGCTGGTAGGGTGTAAAAAAACACTTGCTCCACTTGACGATAACCACCGCACACTGGAAGATATTTATGCTGATCCTGCGTATGCGGAGGGGATATTAATGAATGCATATACAAGGCTTCCAACAAATGGATATTCGTTTAACGAAGTCGCCACAGATGATGCGGTGACTAACGATAAATTTAATCCGCTGCTGAATATGGCCACGGGCTCATGGTCTGCTGCCAATAACCCTGTTGATCAATGGAATAATTCTTATACAGCAATTCTGTATTTGAATTTATTTCTTCGGGAGGTAGATAGTGTAAATTGGTCGCCTGTTAGTAAAGATGTACGTACTTTATTTACTGATCGTTTGAAAGGAGAAGTTTACGGGTTAAGAGCATTATTCATGTTTAACTTGCTTCAGGCACATGCGGGATACACTGCCGGGGGTGAATTATTGGGTGTACCTATCATTACAGAAGCGCTTGAAGCAAATTCTGATTTCAGAAAACCACGTAATACGTTTGATCAGTGTATACAGCAGATCTATACTGATCTTGCAGAGTCAGAAAAATATTTACCACTCGATTATGTCAACATTACTGCCGGACAATTACCTGCAAAATATAGCAGCATGGCAGTTGCAGATTATAACCGTGTGTTCGGAACCTTCAGCAGACAGCGTATATCCGGACGAATTTTAAAAGCTATAAAAGCAAGAACGGCATTGCTGGCTGCAAGCCCTGCATATAACCCGCAGGCAACTGCCAGCAAATGGGAAAATGCAGCCAATTATGCAAGTGAAATTCTTAATCTGAATGGAGGTATCAATGGTTTAGATCCTCAAGGGGCTTTGTTTTACACGGCTGCGAATGTAAATGCAATTAATATAAATCCATCTGCCGGTGCTCCTATTGAACAGCGGGAAATGTTGTGGAGAGGTAATATTGTTAACACTAATAATTTAGAGATCAACAATTTTCCTCCTACACTTTTTGGAAACGGAAGAGTGAATCCAACACAAAATCTCGTTGATGCATTTCCGATGGCCAATGGATTGCCAATTACTGATCCTGCCAGTGGTTATGTTGCAACAAATCCGTATGCCAACCGTGACCCGAGATTAAGAAACTATATCGTAGTAAACGGTGGTACTATTTCAAACAGAACGATTTTTACCAAAACCGATGCGCCCACTAATGATGCAGTGAACATACTTCCTACATCAACAAGAACCGGCTACTATCTGCGTAAATTACTAAGAGAAGATGTAAATGCGAATCCGGCTTCGATTTCAACGCAAAAGCATTATCCGGTTCACATACGTTACACCGAAATATTTTTGATTTGTGCTGAAGCTGCGAATGAGGCCTGGGGACCGGACGGAACAACTACTCATGGGCTCTCAGCTCGTAACATAATTGCAGCAATCAGAAAAAGAGCGGGTATCGCACAACCTGACACATACCTGGCATCCATCACTACAAAAGAAGGTATGCGTGATTTGATTCGTAATGAGAGACGATTGGAATTATGTTTTGAAGGGTTTCGTTTTTGGGATCTCCGTCGCTGGAAAGCAAACCTCACTGAGCCCGCAAAAGGAGTAACGATTAACAACAACGTGTTTAGCATACAGACTGTAGAAAACAGACAATATTCAAATGATATGTACTATGGTCCTATTCCGTTAACTGAGGCGTTAAAAGCCAACCTTCAACAAAACAAAGGGTGGTAA
- a CDS encoding DUF5627 domain-containing protein produces the protein MKRVFLISFTLLSILTACNKKWEFPDYKYSTVYFPYQSPVRTLVLGEDIIDNTLDNQRKFLIMATMGGVYENKKNITLTVALENTLTQRLKFGSASGSDVVAMPSNYYVLPQDMKIVIPAGKVMGGLEVQLTDAFFADPRAIKNTFVIPLKILSVVNADSVLRGSTTKQSPDPRLASDWGIAPKDFVLYAVKYVNPYHGVYLRRGVDEVKGSAGNTALDTTVVYRNAFVEKDEVCNLFTKSMMQDSISLNAKNKGNINAPFQLVLNFDNTGKCTVAGPASASYTVTGNGTFVKKGDMWGNQKRDVLHLKYQVDFGTTVHSFTDTLVLRDRGVKFETFAPFVY, from the coding sequence ATGAAAAGAGTTTTTTTAATATCCTTTACGTTGCTCTCGATATTAACTGCCTGTAATAAAAAATGGGAGTTCCCCGATTATAAATATTCAACCGTGTATTTTCCATATCAATCGCCGGTAAGAACGCTTGTTCTCGGAGAAGATATTATTGATAACACATTGGACAATCAGCGCAAGTTTTTGATCATGGCCACAATGGGTGGTGTATATGAAAACAAAAAGAATATCACGCTTACAGTAGCGTTAGAAAATACACTTACACAAAGGCTGAAGTTTGGTTCTGCAAGTGGGAGTGATGTTGTTGCCATGCCAAGTAACTATTATGTTCTGCCGCAAGACATGAAGATTGTTATTCCTGCAGGCAAAGTAATGGGTGGACTTGAAGTGCAGTTAACAGATGCGTTTTTTGCTGATCCACGGGCTATTAAAAATACATTCGTAATTCCGTTGAAGATTCTGTCTGTTGTTAATGCAGATTCTGTTTTGAGAGGTTCAACCACAAAACAATCTCCCGATCCCCGTTTGGCAAGCGATTGGGGTATTGCTCCAAAAGACTTTGTTCTGTATGCTGTTAAATATGTAAATCCTTACCACGGTGTTTACTTACGCAGAGGCGTAGACGAAGTAAAGGGTAGTGCCGGTAATACCGCATTAGATACAACAGTTGTATACCGCAATGCTTTTGTTGAAAAAGATGAAGTATGCAATCTTTTTACCAAATCAATGATGCAGGATAGTATTTCCCTGAACGCTAAGAATAAAGGTAATATCAATGCTCCTTTTCAGTTAGTACTGAATTTTGATAATACCGGCAAGTGTACAGTTGCAGGACCAGCTTCAGCCAGCTACACGGTTACAGGCAATGGTACATTTGTAAAGAAGGGCGATATGTGGGGTAATCAAAAACGAGATGTATTGCATCTGAAATATCAAGTCGATTTTGGAACAACAGTACACAGCTTTACCGATACGTTGGTGCTTCGTGACAGGGGAGTAAAATTTGAAACATTCGCTCCTTTCGTGTACTAA